TTAGGTGACACCAATCCAATTCAATTTATTCACGATGTGGGTGCAGGCGGATTATCGAATGCGTTCCCTGAGTTAGTCAATGATGCTAATCGCGGCGGGGTATTCAATTTACGTAATGTTCCCTCTGACGAGCCAGGCATGAGCCCACTTGAAATTTGGTGTAACGAATCCCAAGAGCGTTATGTGTTATCAGTTGCACCAGAAAATTTACAGCAGTTTACTGATATTTGTAACCGCGAACGCGCGCCATTTGCAGTGGTAGGTGAAGCGACGGCAGAGATGCAATTAACCCTTGCAGACAGTCACTTTAACAACAAGCCAATTGATTTGCCGCTTGAAGTTTTATTAGGTAAAGCACCTAAGATGAGCCGTGATGTGGTGTCGGCAAAAGCGGTATCACCTGCGTTAGATCAAACTAAGATCGAATTAAACGAAGCTGTTAAACGTATTTTAAGCTTGCCAACGGTTGCAGATAAAAGCTTCCTTATTACTATTGGTGATCGCTCCGTTACTGGTTTAGTGAATCGCGATCAAATGGTGGGCCCATGGCAGGTTCCAGTTGCCGACTGTGCAGTAACTGCATCAAGTTATGACAGTTACTGCGGTGAAGCAATGTCGATGGGTGAGCGCACTCCGTTAGCCTTACTCGATTTTGACGCCTCAGCCCGTATGGCGGTTGCTGAGTCAATTATGAACATTGCCGGAACGGATATTGGCTCGTTCAAACGTATTAAGCTTTCTGCTAACTGGATGTCACCTGCGGGTCACCCTGGTGAGGATGCCGGTTTATACCAAGCCGTTAAAGCCATTGGTGAAGACCTTTGTCCAGAGCTTGGCATTACAATCCCTGTCGGTAAAGACTCTATGTCGATGAAAACAGCATGGGAAGATAACGGCACTCAGAAAACCGTCACCTCGCCTATGTCGTTAGTCATCACCGCTTTTGGTGTAGTGCAAGACATTCGTAAAACGGTAACGCCGCAACTTCGCAGTGATAAAGGTGACAGTGCTTTATTAATGCTCGACTTAAGCAATGGTCAAAACCGTTTAGGCGGTTCTTGTTTAGCGCAGGTTTACAGTGAGTTAGGTGACATTGCGCCAACATTAGATAAAACCGCTAACTTAGCTGGCTTTTTTGAAGTGATGCAGCAATTAGTCGCCGATCAAGCGGTTATGGCATATCACGACCGCAGTGATGGTGGTTTATTTACCACATTGGTGGAAATGGCATTTGCCGGTAACACCGGGTTAAATATTGATTTAGCCAGTTTGAATGGTACCGATTTAGAGCGTTTATTTAATGAAGAAATTGGTGCGGTTATTCAAGTCAATGTTGTTGATGCCAAAGCCATCGCAGCGCAATTTGAAGCTAAAGGCGTAACCTGTCATCACATTGGTGGCCTACAAGCGGCTGACCAGATTAGTATTTATGATGGCGAGCGAGTGATCTTTGCTGATAGTCGTACGGCATTACGCACCTTGTGGTCAGAAACCACCTATCGCATGCAAGCACTACGTGACAACCCAGAATGTGCCCGTGAAGAGTTTGAGCTTAAACAACAAGCTGATGCACCTGGTTTAACCGTTAAGTTAGGCTTTAACCCAAGTGAAGATGTAGCTGCACCTTATATTCTTAAAGGCGTGGCACCCAAAATGGCTATTTTACGTGAGCAGGGCGTTAACTCTCATGTTGAAATGGCAGCCGCTTTTGACCGTGCTGGTTTTGAAAGCCGTGACGTGCACATGTCAGATATCTTATCTGGCCGTATTAGCCTTGAAGAGTTCCAAGGCCTAGTGGCTTGTGGCGGATTCTCTTACGGTGACGTATTAGGCGCTGGTGAAGGTTGGGCTAAATCGATTCTATTTAATGATCGTGCTCGTGATGAGTTTAGCCGTTTCTTCGAACGTGATTCCAGTATCGCCCTTGGCGTGTGTAATGGTTGTCAGATGTTATCTAACCTGAAAGAAATTATTCCTGGTAGTGAGCATTG
This region of Shewanella livingstonensis genomic DNA includes:
- the purL gene encoding phosphoribosylformylglycinamidine synthase, with product MEIIRGAPALSAFRVQKLMEACENAALPVSQIYAEYVHLANLSEPLDDNERLQLETILTYGPAIESHAPQGTLLFVTPRPGTISPWSSKATDIAHNCGLGKLTRLERGIAYYVEASVLTAEQQKLLQGLLHDRMVEVMLPAFDAADVLFARTTPAKFSSVNILAEGRRALEVANVKLGLALADDEIDYLIENFVRLKRNPNDIELMMFAQANSEHCRHKIFNADWTIDGEVQPKSLFKMIKNTFEVTPDFVLSAYKDNAAVMTGPIAGRFFPDPDGVYNYHTEPMHILMKVETHNHPTAISPYPGAATGSGGEIRDEGATGRGSKPKAGLSGFTVSNLKIPGFVHPWEADYGKPDRIVTPLEIMLEGPLGGAAFNNEFGRPAITGYFRTYEQLVSSHNGVEVRGYHKPIMIAGGLGNIREDHVQKGEITIGAKLIVLGGPAMNIGLGGGAASSMASGQSSEDLDFASVQRENPEMERRCQEVIDRCWQLGDTNPIQFIHDVGAGGLSNAFPELVNDANRGGVFNLRNVPSDEPGMSPLEIWCNESQERYVLSVAPENLQQFTDICNRERAPFAVVGEATAEMQLTLADSHFNNKPIDLPLEVLLGKAPKMSRDVVSAKAVSPALDQTKIELNEAVKRILSLPTVADKSFLITIGDRSVTGLVNRDQMVGPWQVPVADCAVTASSYDSYCGEAMSMGERTPLALLDFDASARMAVAESIMNIAGTDIGSFKRIKLSANWMSPAGHPGEDAGLYQAVKAIGEDLCPELGITIPVGKDSMSMKTAWEDNGTQKTVTSPMSLVITAFGVVQDIRKTVTPQLRSDKGDSALLMLDLSNGQNRLGGSCLAQVYSELGDIAPTLDKTANLAGFFEVMQQLVADQAVMAYHDRSDGGLFTTLVEMAFAGNTGLNIDLASLNGTDLERLFNEEIGAVIQVNVVDAKAIAAQFEAKGVTCHHIGGLQAADQISIYDGERVIFADSRTALRTLWSETTYRMQALRDNPECAREEFELKQQADAPGLTVKLGFNPSEDVAAPYILKGVAPKMAILREQGVNSHVEMAAAFDRAGFESRDVHMSDILSGRISLEEFQGLVACGGFSYGDVLGAGEGWAKSILFNDRARDEFSRFFERDSSIALGVCNGCQMLSNLKEIIPGSEHWPRFVRNRSERFEARFSLVEVQQNPSVFFEGMVGSRMPIAVSHGEGLVEFANAQALANAEASGTIALRYVDGHGQIATQYPENPNGSANGLTGICTTDGRVTIMMPHPERVFRTVANSWHPDNWGEDSPWMRMFRNARVKIG